In Beggiatoa leptomitoformis, the genomic window TGTTAAAAAAAATGGAATTATTCTCTACGGAAGGGAGTTATTTATCTCTCCTCAAAGATGCAAAATCCATGTTAGTTGACTTAGTAGAAGAATGTTATGAATTTGAAACTATTAACAGGAGTCAACCACATGAATTTTTATATAAAATAAACGCAGCAAGAGCATTTGCACAACAGTATTTATATTTATCTATTCAAGAAATAGTTGCAGCTTACCCTGAGAGTGAAAAGATTACTGATGACCAGAGAAAGAAAATCAGTCAAGACATTGAAAAAAATATAGCTGACGCAACTAAGTTGTCTAGAGTGCCTAGAAAAGAATATCTTATAAAGGATGAAGCTATTGAAAAAATAATAGAAGACTATGCCTTAGACGACTTTTTTTAATTATTATGCAACTATCTTATCTATTCTTTTTTACAGAAAATGCTCACTTAAAACAATGTGACGATTGTGCTTGTTCCGAAGCAACATTGACATCTTTTGAAACTAAAAATTATTCAAGTGATACTCAATTCACTGCGATTAAAGATAATTACTTTACAAAACTCAATGATGAGTTTTACTTAGGTTTTAGCCCTTATGCGCCCGCTGGACCTAGTGTCTTAAATCAAGAAGCATTTGAACGTTACCAATGTTTTCTTCAAAGCCCCCAGCCAATAAGTTTGGAAATAGATAAACAATTTGCGCAGCAAAATTTAATTGTTCCCCTCAACCATACTCCTGAGATTTCAGATACAGCGCCTTCACAATTGTCAGTGTGGTTACATGTTACAAACGCGTGTAATTTAGACTGCGCCTATTGTTATATCCAAAAATCCTCTGAATATATGGATGAAGATATAGGTAAACAAACAATTGATAAATTATTTGCAATAGCACAAACACAACAATTTAAACACCTACGTTTAAAATATGCAGGTGGGGAAGCATTATTACATTTTAAGTTTATTAAAAAAATTCATGAATATGCTCAAAAAATTGCGCAAAAAGAACAAATAACATTAAGTGCAGTAATATTAAGTAATGGTGTCGCTATCACTCCGCAGATGGCTAACTGGCTTAAACAAGAAGATATTAAGTTAATGATTTCTATAGATGGAATTGGTACGGTTCATGACGAGCAACGTCCTGATAAACGAGGCAAAGGCTCATTCCAGCGAATTCAAAAAACGATATATGAAATTCTCTTACCATTAGAGATAAAACCTGAAATTAGCATCACTGTCACAGGAATCAATGCCAATTTTATTGCTAACGTAGTCGAATGGGCTCTTCATAATAAATTAGTTTTTCATCTTAATCTTTATAGACATCCTTCCATTTTTCCTACTCCTTTGTTAAAAGAAAATTTAACATTAGAGCAACAGCACGTTATCAATGGAATAAGAGCTGCTTACAAAGTTATTGAGGAAAATTTACCAAATTACCCTTTTCTGAATAACTTATTGGATAAAATGCAATCGACAGCACACACCCATACATGTGGTGTTGGTAAAAATTATGTAGTTGTCGACCATCATGGGCAATTTTCTCAATGTCAAATGCAAATAAATCAAACTATTCCTTCTAAGCTTGCTACTGCAATTGCAGTTTTGCCTACACTAGCAACTAGCACTATCCGTAATTTGCCTATTCAAGATAAAACAGACTGCCAAACATGTGAGTTTCGCTATCGTTGTACAGGCGGGTGTCCTATTGAAACTCATCGTGTAACAGGACGCTGGGACATCAAAAGTCCACATTGTAATATTTATAAAACCCTTTACCCCGAAGCCTTACGTTTAGAAGGGTTGCGTTTATTAAAATTACACGAAAAATTGTAAATTTTTTGTACCTAAAAAATACTATTCTAACCAAATCTCAGTGATAAAATTAATGCTTTTCTGAACAGGATTTGAGAAGAACGTTGTAATTTTAGGCAATCATCAAGTTTAGGTTTAGCGTATAAATTCAAAATATGATGTTCAATCTGTGAAATATTTCCGAGTTGAGCAATGACCGTTTTCATGTAGTGAACGTTTTCGCAATGTCGCTTTATCAAAAGCATTTATATCTTGTTACGCACAGATATAACTAAATCAATCTCTTGAGTCTTCAAGGTATCAAGAAGATTCTCACCGAATTCAGGTTTAGTTAAAAAAACGGATATCACCGCATGAAGCAGTGATATCCATCTGTTTATATTCTTTCTTCTAAACCATCAACCCACGCGAAATGCATCTTTAAGCCATTGAATATCAGGTGTTGTATTGATATTGCCGCTGAGGATAATTGCGTCAAAACGACAAGTGGGTTGCGGGTGAAATGGTTGTTGCTGTAAATATAAACTGGCAGTTGTTACAATACGCTGTTGTTTTTGCTTGTTAATACTTGCAATGCCACCACCATAATGCTGGGTTTGGCGATAACGCACTTCTACAAATACCAGTATCGCTTTTTCCCACAGAATTAAATCAATTTCTCCAAATTTACAGCGATAATTTTGCGTAATAGGTATTAACCCTTGTTGTATAAGGTATTGCTGGGCAAGCTCTTCTGCCCAGTGTCCTTTATCAGCACGAGTAGGCGAACTCATTGCAGACTATAACCACCTTGTAAACTGGTCGGTACACCATTCACAAAACGCGCCCACACCAGTTGTCGACGTACAGAGCCTGTTGTATCTACAGAAAGTAATCCTGTTTGTCCTTGCCATTGACGATAAGGTTGATTGACCAGTGTTATTAGTTGTTGTGTGAGTTGGTAAGCATCAACGCCAAAAGCATACAGACGTTTAAATTGTGCCGCTTTTTGGTTATTTAATGCCGCTTGTAGTTGTTGCGCTTGTGCATCGGGCGCGATAATCCAAGGCATATCGCCAAAAATAACCCCATTGAGGTCTTTATCTACTTGTGGGTCTGGCATACCTGTATATACGTGGGAGGTGCTGTAAATTGGTAAGCGGTTAGCTGCGTAGTAGTCAAAATAAGGACGAATTTGTCGAGCTTGTTGGGCAAATCCTGCCATAAAGACCATGTTAATTGCGGGGTTTGCGGCTATCCGTTTTACAGGCGCGCTAAAGTCATTTTTGTAGGATTCTGCTGAGATAACTTGTCCACCCCGTTTTTGCCATTCTATGCGAAAGGCATTAACAACCCGTGTTCCCCATTCGCTATCAGGAAATAGAATGGCTGCCGAGCGATAGCCGTCTGACCATGCGCGACTGGCAACGTTGCTGGCTTCATCTTCGGGTGAGAGTCCAAATTGATAAAAGTTTGCTGTATTAACAGGAATATCAACGTAGTTTAGTGCTAGTGTTGGGACAGCGAGGCGAGTTTGACTGGTTGCAAGCAGTTTAACGGCTTCTTTTTCTAGTGGTCCAATAATAAAACTTACATCCCCTTTAGCAACAACTTGTTGATATATTTGTAATACATTATTTGTATTAGTGTCATAAACGCTAATGCGTGGTTGTTGTCCTGTGGTGTTGTAAAGAGCCGCAAAGATGCCATCTCGAATTGCTTCAGATTGTGATTTAAAGTTGCCTGAAAGAGGAAGTAATAACGCAATTTGTTTGCCCGCCATGTCATTTACTGGGGGAATATTAGGGTTACTTGCAACAGCCCCTCCCCGTGTCAGGGTTGCGACGATATAGCGATTGGCAGGGTGGTTAGGATAACTGGTGCGCCATGTGTTGAGTGATTGGTTAAGTTGGTCGGCTGGGGTGGTTTGTGTAATGAGGGATAAAGCAATCCAGCCTGAAAAGGCATCTCCTTGTAATTGTGATACTTGTGTCAGTTCTGGCGTGGGTATCATGGAGAGTGTGCGCCAAATATTTTGTTGATTATTTCGCCCTGCGAAAGGGTCTTTTTCTAATAGGTCATCAACTTGAACGAGCATCCGCACAGCTTCTAGGCGATTGCCTTGTGTGGCTAAAATTTCGGCTTGTAATTGGTAGTATTGGGCGCGAATGCTGTTGGGTAGTGTATCGGGATTAATGCGTGTTAAACGGTTATTAACTTCGTCCAAGCGATTTTCTGCCAGTGCAATACGGGCGAGTGCTAATTCAATTTGCATTTGTAATGTTGCAGAGCTGGCATTGACTTTTCCCAGTTCTGTTTTTGCTTGTTCTAATAGCCCCCCATTAATCAATGTATTAACCGCTAATAATTGATAAGTTTGTCGTTGTGGGGCAGCCTGTGTACTTGCAAGACGCAAATACTCGCGGGCAGCTCCTGTATAATTACCCTGCGTTTCTAGGCGTTTTGCTGCTTGAGTGGGGTCGACAATCGTGGGGGTGGTTGCTGTACGGTTTTTTTCGGGAAATAACGCAATGTTTTGACAGCCCATTAGCGTTACTAAGACCAGCATAAGTAAGGTTAGTTGACGAAGTAGCATAGAATTGTGTCTTAGAAGAGGTTGATGGATGTAACTAAAAGGATGATGTGGAGAACAGGCTGTAGTGTCCTTATTCGTTTATTCACTATAAGATTATTAATCATGAAAAATTTTTGTTTGTGCTAAAGCAGCAAGGGTAGAGGCAGAATTTAATTTCTCTCTAATGCTCTCTGTAGTAGCGTAAAGTTTCCTTATTAAGAACGTTATTTAATAATGTTCCCGCCTTGTTTAACACAAGCAGATTTTTATCATAACGCATCTACAGGAGAGATTCAGTGTCAAATACACACGGGGTATTATATGTTGTTGCAACCCCTATCGGTAATTTAGCGGATTTTACCCACCGCGCCCAAGCCGTTTTAGAAAAAGTTCAGGTAATCGCCGCAGAAGATACCCGTCATAGTCGACATTTGCTAACGCACTTTGGCATTAATACACCATTGCAGGCATTACATGAACATAATGAGCGACAAGCAACCGAAACATTACTAAACCGCTTACAAGCGGGGGAATCTGTTGCCTTAATTAGCGACGCAGGCACACCCCTCATCAGCGACCCCGGACGGCTATTAATTGAAACCGCGCATAACGCACGTATTCAAGTTGTGCCTATTCCCGGTGCAAGTGCATTAATCAGTGCATTATCGGTTGCAGGATTGAGCGCGGATAAATTTGTATTTGCCGGTTTTTTACCTGCAAAATCTAACGCCCGCCAACAGCAATTACAAACATTACTCTCAGAAACCCGCACGTTGGTTTTTTATGAAGCCCCGCATCGCATTGTGGAGTGTATCACTGACATGGTGCAATGTTTTGGTGAACAACGGGTAGGAACACTCTGCAAAGAATTGACCAAGTTATTTGAAACTATTTATAGAGATAATTTACAAGGCTTATTAACGTGGCTTACCGCAGAAGCGGAACGACAAAAAGGAGAGTTTGTCATTGTTTTACAAGGTGCAGAACCCATAGATACGCAACAGCTAACAGCAGAAACAGAACGGACAATGCGGATTTTATTAACTGAACTCCCTCTAAAACAAGCGGCAAAACTCGCCAGCGAAATCACTGGCGTTAGTAAAAATACCTTGTACGCATGGGGATTAGCGCAACGAGCATGAGTTATAACATGGGTGTTTGCACGGGCGATAAATATTGTGTGGGTTGTTGTGGTGAAAAAATACGAATTTCGTGGTCATCTGCATGTAATGTGTCTAATGAAGCTAATAATTTGTCATAAAACCGTCGAACATTATTAACGAAATACACAGGCTCACTGCCCCGCGCATAACCGTGTCGAGTACGACGATACCAAGTCGGCTCGCTCAACAATGGCAAGGTTTTTTTAACGTCTATCCAACGTTTCGGGTCGTGTCCTTGTTGACGGGCTAATTGTTGCGCGTCATATAAATGCCCTAAACCCACATTATAAGCCGCTAAAGCCAACCAAGTACGGTCTGGTTCAGGCACATCCTCATCCACTTTACCCCGTAACATCAAAAAATATCGTGCAGCACCATCAATACTTTGATAGGGGTCTTCGCGGTCTTGAATATTCACTTCCATTGCGGTTGCATGTGTCAGCATCATAATGCCCCGCACGCCTGTGTAAGAAACCGCTTCAGGATTCCAGTGAGATTCTTGATAACCCATAGCCGCTAACAACCGCCAATCTAAGTTATACAACAAGCCCACCTGTTCAAAATATTTACGGTAAAAAGGCAACCGCTCTTCCACATGACGATAAAACGTGCGGGTATCAACATAATCAAACTCAGTAAAATCAATATGTCCATAATAACGGTCAATTAAACGGTCTAAATCACCTGACGCACGCAAACGATTAATAAAGCGCATTGCCGCAATATATAAACTATCATCACCCACTGTGCGCGGAAATGCCCACGCAATCAACTCATCCTCAGCAACTTCAAAACTAACTTGCAATTCAGGAAAAAAGCGTTGTATCTGCGTGATTTCACTCGCATGTAATAAAGAAAATTTAATTTCACCCGTATTGATTTTTTCTAATACTTCAGCTGGCGATAAATCAACGGTTTGCCATGTTAAATGTGGATAATCTTGTTGTTGCAAGCGTGTGACCAAATCAACTTGGCTTGTTCCCTCAATAAGAACGAGCGTGGTCGTTTCATTTAAATCCGCCAAACTGCGAGGCACATTTGGCGTATTTTTACGGTACACCAATTGATGCGTTGTTTTTTGATAAGCAGGACTAAAACGCACTTGTGAACGGCGTTCATTATTAATAGTCAATCCTGCGGCGGCAAAATGGACTTGTTGACTCACAACCATCGGTAAAATATCGGCATAACGCTGTGCAACTACTAACTTTAATTGTACCCCTAACTCCGTTGCAAACTGTTGAGCAAGTTCATATTCAAGCCCCATTGTTTCCCCATCAACGTTTACATAATAAGTCGTCGGACTTTGGCGGGTGACAACGACTAATTCACCTTGTGTTTTGATTGTTTCTAGCAACGTGGGTTCTGGAGAACAGAACGTGACGATAAAGCCTAATAAAATGGTTGTCAGAATTTTCATAAGCATTATTCACAGGTTAGTAAAGCATCACTGTTATGTATGCACAGAATGGAATGTCAGACACTCTAAAACAAGCCCTTTATAAAAGCAATCAATAATGAGGAAAATGAATATATTAGTAGGTGTTTATCTGGATTGATTTTTAGCCACTATCATAAAAAACGGATAACACTGCTTAAAGCGATGTTATCCGTGCGATTTGGTAATACTTACATTACCACATAAAAAATAATGATTTAACGATACAACTTTGCACCTTGTGCGGTAAATTCTTCCGCTTTTTCCGCTAACCCTGCTTCTACTGCAATCTTTACATCGACAATGCCTTTTTGTTTGGCATATTCACGCACGTCTTGAGTGATTTTCATTGAACAGAAATGTGGACCACACATTGAGCAAAAATGGGCGACTTTTGCCGATTCTTTAGGTAATGTTTCATCATGAAATTCTTGGGCTTTTAATGGGTCTAAGCCTAAACTAAATTGGTCTTGCCAACGAAATTCAAACCGCGCTTTAGACATTGCATTATCACGCACTTGTGCCGTTGGATGTCCTTTGGCTAAATCAGCGGCGTGTGCTGCAATTTTATATGTCACAATCCCTTCACGTACATCATGTTTATTCGGTAAACCAAGATGCTCTTTTGGCGTGACATAACACAACATTGCGCAACCATACCAACCTATCATCGCCGCGCCTATGCCTGATGTAATATGGTCATAACCCGGTGCAATATCTGTTGTTAAAGGTCCTAATGTATAAAAAGGGGCTTCATCACATTCTTTTAACTGCTTGTCCATATTCTCTTTAATAAGATGCAAGGGTACATGTCCTGGCCCTTCTATCATCACTTGTATATCTTGTTGCCATGCTTGTTTGGTTAATTCGCCCAGTGTTTCCAACTCGGCAAATTGTGCTGCATCGTTTGCATCAGCAATAGAACCGGGGCGTAATCCATCACCTAATGAAAAAGAAACATCATACGCCTGCATGATTTCGCAAATGTCGCCAAAATGGGTATATAAAAAACTCTCTTGATGATGCGCTAAACACCATTTCGCCATAATCGCCCCACCACGCGACACAATCCCCGTTGTTCGTTTTGCGGTTAATGGCACATACGCTAAACGCACGCCTGCATGAATGGTGAAATAATCCACGCCTTGTTCCGCTTGCTCGATAAGCGTATCACGGAATATTTCCCATGTTAGTTCCTCTGCCTTACCCTCTACTTTTTCTAAGGCCTGATAAATAGGGACTGTACCAATAGGAACAGGCGAGTTGCGTAAAATCCATTCACGGGTTTCATGAATATGCTTACCTGTGGATAAATCCATCACCGTATCCGCACCCCAGCGAATCGACCACACCATTTTCTCAACTTCTTCAGCAATAGATGAAGTTGTCGCCGAGTTACCAATATTGGCGTTTACTTTAACCAAGAAATTCCGCCCGATAATCATCGGCTCAACTTCTGGGTGATTAATATTAGCGGGAATAATTGCCCGACCACGTGCGACTTCTGCACGGACAAATTCAGGCGTAATAACGTGAGGAATGCTTGCACCAAATGATTCACCTTGATGACGATTGGCTAAATCAGCAACCGATAATGTTTCTATCCGTTGATTTTCCCGAATGGCAATGTATTCCATTTCAGGCGTGATAATTCCTTGACGTGCATAATGTAATTGGCTGACATTCCGCCCCATTTTTGCACGGCGCGGGGTACGCATTTGATGGGCAAAACGTAATGATTGCAAGCGTGAGTCATCTAAACGCTCTTTACCATAACGGGATGATACGGTTGATAACACCTCAGTATCGCCACGTTCAATAATCCAATTGCTACGCACATCAGAGATTCCCTGACGCACATCAATTTTAACCGCAGGGTCACTATAAACACCTGAAGAATCATAGACTGTAACGGCTGGATTATGCTCTATTTCCCCTGTGGACAACTGGGTATCTGATAAACTAATTTCACGCATAGGCACGCGAATATCAGGGCGACTGCCCTCAACATAAATTTTACGTGAGTGAGGAAAAGGAGTTAGGGTAGTCGCATCGAGTTGAACAGATTCGCTCAATGGGATAATTGCAGGTGATGATACGCTCATTATTCTCAGTCTTATTTAAAGGGTTAAAACAAACAGCGCAGGAATAACAAGCGGTTATCTAAACGCGCATCCCTCCGCTGGTACTAACCAGTTCAGGTTCAAAGGGTCTTTCTCAGTTTTCAGCGCATTGCTAAAAACACCCCTAGCCGTTTTAGACAGTGTTCAGACTATCTAAGTGAAATAGTAGCATTATGTGAGCAGATAAGTCAGGTATCACAAGCTAGACCTGCATTATATTGGGCAAAAGTAAGCGAGATACTTTTCCATCGCACGGTATTATCCGTTTATTTATAGGCTTGCAACGGTCTATTAACATTCAACGTATGATGGTAATAAAACAGATTTTTCCCCTGTATTCCCTCATTGACGCGGACATTTAAGGGGCGATGTTTTCTTATCCTTGCTTGAACATATTGAGCATTCTGCAAAACACCCGATAACAACATGATAAACTAATAATTAACCATAACACTGCATATAGGCACATCACAATGGACTATTACATGCAAGGCGGGGGAAAAGTAAAACTGGTCGATACCGATTTTGTTGCTGAAGGGGGAGAAGGCAAGATTTATGTGAAGAATAAAACAGTTTACAAAATTTACACCGACATTGCCCGCGTAATGCCTGTTGCTAAGATTCAAGAACTCAATGTGTTAGACCATCCTTGCATTGTTCGCCCATTAGCACTGTTGCTGGACAAAAATAATCAACCTGTCGGTTTTACCATGCTACAAGCGGTTAATACCCAATCGCTACCACGTTTATTTACCAACGATTTTCGTCAACAGCAAAATATTAGCGATTCGATGATTTTCGCTTTATTAGAAAAAATGCACGAAACTATCCATTTTATCCATCAACACCATTGTTTAATGGTTGATGGAAATGAAATGAATTACTTAGTAGATACCCAAACATGGGAAAAGCCGTATTTTATAGATGTGGATTCTTATCAAACCCCCCATTTTCCAGCCACCGCATTAATGCCATCTATTAAAGATTATCATACACAAGGATTTAGCCCACTAACTGATTGGTTTGCTTTTGCTATCGTCGCCTGTCAACTGCTGGTTGGCATACATCCTTATAAAGGTAAACACGCCAATCATAAAGGCTTAGAAAGTCGGATGAAAGCCAATATTTCCATTTTTAACGCCACAGTTTCCCTACCCGCTGCGGTGCGTGATTTCGCCATTATTCCCAGCACATGGCAAGATTGGTTTATCCGTTTGTTTGAAAAGGGAGAACGCCTTGCACCGCCACTATTATCAGGTAAATTACCCGCACCTGCGCTACGTGTACATGTTGTACAGGGAACAAATAATTTTACGGTGACGCTGTTACACGATTATAAAGAACCTATTCGGGAACATCATTATTACAATGGATTAAATACCATTTTTGTAAAAAATACGGTTTATATACAAAAACAGCCTTTTTCTTTACAAAATACGACAACACAAATTATTTACGAACCGCGCAGTTTAACAGCACTCGCCGCAACGATTCATCAACAACAATTACAACTCACGGTTTTATCAACAGGAGAAGTGCTTGCCCTTACGTTGAATGCAGAGCAATTATTGTGCGTTAATAATAATTTATATGTTGTGCAATATGACAAACTTATCACCATTCAGCTACGTCAAGTCAATGATAAATTATTCGCCAGCAGTGGGACTGTATGGCAAATCATGCCCAATTCACACCAAGTTTTTCAAGGGATTATTTATCAAAATGTACTGGGTAAGCCTTATTTAGTCATCCCTTACCAACAATCTTGCGCCATCTTGGCTGTCCCCGAATTAATGGGTTATAAACTCATTAATGCAAAACATGATAAAGGGGTTGTAATGTTGATGGGGCGAAAGAATGGGCAATATGATGAAATAATTATTCGTTTTAACGATAACTACAGTCAGTACGATGTCCGCGTTTTAGAAAATCGGGATATTTTAGAAAGTAACTTTGTAACATTGGATAATGGCGTTGTTATCCATATTCCCGAAGAAGGGGAAATGCACATTTTCCATCGTCAGGCGAATGCCATGAAAACGATTAAAGACCCCTTTATTCGTACTTCAATGCGTTTATGTCATGAAGGCACGAGCGTTTTATTTTATGAAGGTACAACGTTGTTTGGGATGAAAATGAAATAGGCTAAAAAACTATTTGAAGCAGAATTTTTAAGGTGATTAGATAACCCGCGTTTATTCTGCTTCAAACAGGTTTTAAGATGGATAACACTGCGCAATCTATCAAACGCGGTCTATCCATTTATCCATTGTCGGGGCGTGATAATCTTCAAATGCCTGTAATAAGCGTTCAGGTCTTTCTTCAACAAGTAAACTTTCTAAGTGTTCACTTCTTAAAAAACCTTGTGCAACGGCATGTTCCAAAAATTCTAATAAATAGCCAAAATATCCTGCAATATTCAGGAGTCCACAAGGGCTATTGTGTAGCCCTAATTGTGACCATGTGAGTATCTCAAATAATTCATCTAATGTTCCCCACCCGCCCGGCATTGCAATAAAACCGTCGGATAATTCCATCATTTTTGCTTTGCGTTCATGCATACTGTTGACAATAATTAACTCCGTAAGCCCCTGATGAGCAACTTCCTTAGCAACAAGAAACTCGGGAATCACACCAATAACATTGCCGCCCTCAGCCAGTACCGCATCCGCTAAAACCCCCATTAAACCAATATTGCCACCGCCATAAACCAGTGTTATATCGCGTTTAACTAAGGCTTTACCTAACGTCTGTGCGGCATGGCTGTAATTAGGATGGCTGCCTTTATTCGCACCAGTAAATACGCTAATACTTTTCATTGTTATGTACCTCATGGGTTGGGGTCAATAAGTAGCGCAAAGTGCTTGTGCGCTATACACTACGCCTTTTCTTTTAATCAATAGATTGCTCAATTATGCGTGTGTTAGGTATAGAAACATCTTGTGATGAAACAGGGGTTGCGCTGTATGACAGTGAACAGGGCTTGTTAGGACATGAATTATATAGCCAAGTAGCACTACATGCACAATATGGCGGGGTTGTGCCTGAGTTAGCTTCGCGTGACCATGTGCGCAAAATTATTCCCTTATTAACAACATTATTAGCAAAAACAGCAACACGTCCACAACAAATAGCAGGGGTTGCTTATACCGCAGGGCCCGGACTGATTGGCGCGTTATTGGTGGGTGCATCTGTTGGGCGTAGCATCGCGTGGACGTGGGGAGTGCCTGCCATTGGCGTGCATCATTTAGAAGGGCATTTACTCGCCCCTCTGTTAGAAACCCCCGCGCCCACTTTTCCTTTTTTAGCATTATTAGTATCAGGGGGACACACGCAATTAGTCGCTGTGCGTGGAATGGGTGAATATCAATTATTGGGTGAATCGGTGGATGATGCCGCAGGGGAAGCATTCGATAAAACAGCTAAATTACTGGGTTTAGGCTATCCGGGGGGAGCTGCACTAGCGCATTTAGCCGAGCAAGGTCA contains:
- the rsmI gene encoding 16S rRNA (cytidine(1402)-2'-O)-methyltransferase; this translates as MSNTHGVLYVVATPIGNLADFTHRAQAVLEKVQVIAAEDTRHSRHLLTHFGINTPLQALHEHNERQATETLLNRLQAGESVALISDAGTPLISDPGRLLIETAHNARIQVVPIPGASALISALSVAGLSADKFVFAGFLPAKSNARQQQLQTLLSETRTLVFYEAPHRIVECITDMVQCFGEQRVGTLCKELTKLFETIYRDNLQGLLTWLTAEAERQKGEFVIVLQGAEPIDTQQLTAETERTMRILLTELPLKQAAKLASEITGVSKNTLYAWGLAQRA
- a CDS encoding YraN family protein produces the protein MSSPTRADKGHWAEELAQQYLIQQGLIPITQNYRCKFGEIDLILWEKAILVFVEVRYRQTQHYGGGIASINKQKQQRIVTTASLYLQQQPFHPQPTCRFDAIILSGNINTTPDIQWLKDAFRVG
- the thiC gene encoding phosphomethylpyrimidine synthase ThiC — encoded protein: MSVSSPAIIPLSESVQLDATTLTPFPHSRKIYVEGSRPDIRVPMREISLSDTQLSTGEIEHNPAVTVYDSSGVYSDPAVKIDVRQGISDVRSNWIIERGDTEVLSTVSSRYGKERLDDSRLQSLRFAHQMRTPRRAKMGRNVSQLHYARQGIITPEMEYIAIRENQRIETLSVADLANRHQGESFGASIPHVITPEFVRAEVARGRAIIPANINHPEVEPMIIGRNFLVKVNANIGNSATTSSIAEEVEKMVWSIRWGADTVMDLSTGKHIHETREWILRNSPVPIGTVPIYQALEKVEGKAEELTWEIFRDTLIEQAEQGVDYFTIHAGVRLAYVPLTAKRTTGIVSRGGAIMAKWCLAHHQESFLYTHFGDICEIMQAYDVSFSLGDGLRPGSIADANDAAQFAELETLGELTKQAWQQDIQVMIEGPGHVPLHLIKENMDKQLKECDEAPFYTLGPLTTDIAPGYDHITSGIGAAMIGWYGCAMLCYVTPKEHLGLPNKHDVREGIVTYKIAAHAADLAKGHPTAQVRDNAMSKARFEFRWQDQFSLGLDPLKAQEFHDETLPKESAKVAHFCSMCGPHFCSMKITQDVREYAKQKGIVDVKIAVEAGLAEKAEEFTAQGAKLYR
- a CDS encoding penicillin-binding protein activator — encoded protein: MLLRQLTLLMLVLVTLMGCQNIALFPEKNRTATTPTIVDPTQAAKRLETQGNYTGAAREYLRLASTQAAPQRQTYQLLAVNTLINGGLLEQAKTELGKVNASSATLQMQIELALARIALAENRLDEVNNRLTRINPDTLPNSIRAQYYQLQAEILATQGNRLEAVRMLVQVDDLLEKDPFAGRNNQQNIWRTLSMIPTPELTQVSQLQGDAFSGWIALSLITQTTPADQLNQSLNTWRTSYPNHPANRYIVATLTRGGAVASNPNIPPVNDMAGKQIALLLPLSGNFKSQSEAIRDGIFAALYNTTGQQPRISVYDTNTNNVLQIYQQVVAKGDVSFIIGPLEKEAVKLLATSQTRLAVPTLALNYVDIPVNTANFYQFGLSPEDEASNVASRAWSDGYRSAAILFPDSEWGTRVVNAFRIEWQKRGGQVISAESYKNDFSAPVKRIAANPAINMVFMAGFAQQARQIRPYFDYYAANRLPIYSTSHVYTGMPDPQVDKDLNGVIFGDMPWIIAPDAQAQQLQAALNNQKAAQFKRLYAFGVDAYQLTQQLITLVNQPYRQWQGQTGLLSVDTTGSVRRQLVWARFVNGVPTSLQGGYSLQ
- the mltF gene encoding membrane-bound lytic murein transglycosylase MltF, encoding MKILTTILLGFIVTFCSPEPTLLETIKTQGELVVVTRQSPTTYYVNVDGETMGLEYELAQQFATELGVQLKLVVAQRYADILPMVVSQQVHFAAAGLTINNERRSQVRFSPAYQKTTHQLVYRKNTPNVPRSLADLNETTTLVLIEGTSQVDLVTRLQQQDYPHLTWQTVDLSPAEVLEKINTGEIKFSLLHASEITQIQRFFPELQVSFEVAEDELIAWAFPRTVGDDSLYIAAMRFINRLRASGDLDRLIDRYYGHIDFTEFDYVDTRTFYRHVEERLPFYRKYFEQVGLLYNLDWRLLAAMGYQESHWNPEAVSYTGVRGIMMLTHATAMEVNIQDREDPYQSIDGAARYFLMLRGKVDEDVPEPDRTWLALAAYNVGLGHLYDAQQLARQQGHDPKRWIDVKKTLPLLSEPTWYRRTRHGYARGSEPVYFVNNVRRFYDKLLASLDTLHADDHEIRIFSPQQPTQYLSPVQTPML
- a CDS encoding radical SAM/SPASM domain-containing protein; the encoded protein is MQLSYLFFFTENAHLKQCDDCACSEATLTSFETKNYSSDTQFTAIKDNYFTKLNDEFYLGFSPYAPAGPSVLNQEAFERYQCFLQSPQPISLEIDKQFAQQNLIVPLNHTPEISDTAPSQLSVWLHVTNACNLDCAYCYIQKSSEYMDEDIGKQTIDKLFAIAQTQQFKHLRLKYAGGEALLHFKFIKKIHEYAQKIAQKEQITLSAVILSNGVAITPQMANWLKQEDIKLMISIDGIGTVHDEQRPDKRGKGSFQRIQKTIYEILLPLEIKPEISITVTGINANFIANVVEWALHNKLVFHLNLYRHPSIFPTPLLKENLTLEQQHVINGIRAAYKVIEENLPNYPFLNNLLDKMQSTAHTHTCGVGKNYVVVDHHGQFSQCQMQINQTIPSKLATAIAVLPTLATSTIRNLPIQDKTDCQTCEFRYRCTGGCPIETHRVTGRWDIKSPHCNIYKTLYPEALRLEGLRLLKLHEKL